In Anas acuta chromosome 5, bAnaAcu1.1, whole genome shotgun sequence, a single window of DNA contains:
- the RHOV gene encoding rho-related GTP-binding protein RhoV — protein sequence MPPQELLDYPPALRRHSRPRGSGPELGIKCVLVGDGAVGKTSLVVSYTTNGYPDEYQPTALDTFSVQVLVDGAPVRIQLWDTAGQEDFDCLRSLCYPDTDVFLVCFSVVNPSSFQNITEKWIPEIRTHNPRAPVLLVGTQADLRDDVNVLISLDRYHVKPVPRPQAEGLADKIRAEAYLECSALTQKNLKEVFDMAIVSGVEHKARQEKKMTAKGIKTLSKCRWKKFFCFV from the exons ATGCCccctcaggagctgctggaCTACCCGCCCGCCCTGCGCAGACACAGCCGGCCCCGGGGCAGCGGCCCGGAGCTGGGCATCAAGTGCGTGCTGGTGGGCGATGGAGCCGTGGGCAAGACCAGCCTGGTGGTCAGCTACACCACCAACGGCTACCCCGACGAGTACCAGCCCACCGCCCTCGACACCTTCTCAG TGCAGGTCCTGGTGGATGGAGCTCCAGTCCGGATCCAGCTGTGGGACACTGCTGGCCAG gAGGACTTTGACTGTTTGCGCTCGCTTTGTTACCCAGACACTGACGTCTTCCTTGTCTGCTTCAGTGTGGTAAATCCAAGCTCCTTCCAAAACATTACTGAGAAATGGATCCCTGAGATACGAACTCACAACCCCCGGGCCCCAGTGCTGTTAGTGGGGACACAGGCAGACTTGCGGGATGATGTCAATGTCCTCATCAGCCTGGATCGCTACCACGTGAAGCCCGTGCCCCGGCCTCAGGCAGAAGGTCTAGCAGATAAAATCCGGGCTGAAGCCTACCTGGAGTGCTCAGCACTGACCCAGAAGAACCTCAAAGAAGTGTTCGACATGGCCATTGTCAGCGGTGTTGAACACAAGGCACGGCAAGAAAAGAAGATGACAGCCAAAGGCATCAAAACTCTCTCCAAGTGCCGCTGGAAGAAGTTCTTCTGCTTTGTCTGA